The proteins below come from a single Haladaptatus paucihalophilus DX253 genomic window:
- a CDS encoding DUF7519 family protein: protein MNEEVNHSSTRFGGALASVIAACTALLLGWGTGNLGSVAAGVVGAVSIALGAMGMQSAANERRAAGSLGIVGGAIALTVSLGLGTPPLFSLLLGLGVTAVALNATVSLSSGVSFPVYLMLRRSLAVLVVGTLLAASIHATVFRTLGRVGSAILVGSAMSSTLAMLVTLQIGCLVAVELLYWVVPILDDWRPATADLRHRILEPFGFRLETVPTPYWMFLALQVVVVFSGWGPRWFESLLTALSVLGDVVRFTIGSGILQSVVGVVILFELVVLAARGAQHVIIAWMGDEPPQTLAFATGGIAAVALAGVVAVVSMLVPAVGSRFAAAEPWQLVEQLGPATVITGSVTGVLLSLVMVQVMAVLTVRPWVALDSASGFAFGGATLFLGALVAAGLGASPVVVFCAVGAALVVRDVGDHAAEVGLQIGRTAETRRGEIAHATGGLLVAGLGVGLAVGTLSFVGPVSLPTSSWRGYLALALLLVAVVSFTLLLATDTE from the coding sequence GTGAACGAGGAGGTCAACCACAGTTCGACGCGCTTCGGCGGCGCATTGGCAAGCGTCATCGCGGCCTGTACCGCGCTCCTGCTCGGGTGGGGGACCGGCAACCTCGGCAGCGTCGCGGCGGGCGTCGTCGGCGCGGTCAGCATCGCGCTCGGTGCGATGGGAATGCAGTCGGCGGCGAACGAACGGCGAGCGGCCGGAAGCCTCGGCATCGTCGGGGGGGCGATAGCGCTCACCGTGTCCCTCGGACTCGGGACGCCGCCGCTGTTCTCGCTCCTGCTCGGACTCGGCGTGACTGCCGTCGCACTCAACGCGACCGTCTCTCTCTCGTCGGGAGTCAGCTTTCCGGTGTATCTCATGCTCCGTCGGTCCCTCGCGGTGCTCGTCGTCGGAACGCTCCTCGCGGCGAGCATCCACGCAACGGTCTTCCGAACGCTCGGACGGGTCGGGAGCGCGATACTCGTCGGAAGCGCCATGTCGAGCACGCTCGCCATGCTCGTCACCCTCCAGATAGGGTGCCTGGTGGCCGTCGAGTTGCTCTACTGGGTCGTCCCGATACTGGACGACTGGCGTCCGGCGACGGCGGACCTCCGCCACCGGATTCTCGAACCGTTCGGCTTCCGACTCGAAACCGTGCCGACGCCGTACTGGATGTTCCTCGCGCTGCAGGTCGTCGTCGTGTTCTCCGGTTGGGGACCGCGGTGGTTCGAGAGCCTGCTCACGGCACTGTCGGTGTTAGGCGATGTCGTCCGGTTCACCATCGGTTCGGGAATCCTTCAGAGCGTCGTGGGCGTCGTCATCCTGTTCGAACTGGTGGTCCTCGCCGCGAGAGGAGCACAACACGTCATCATCGCGTGGATGGGTGACGAACCGCCGCAAACGCTCGCGTTCGCAACGGGCGGAATCGCCGCGGTCGCGTTGGCTGGCGTCGTCGCCGTGGTGTCGATGCTGGTCCCCGCGGTCGGGTCGCGGTTCGCGGCCGCTGAGCCGTGGCAGTTGGTCGAGCAACTCGGCCCGGCGACGGTCATCACGGGCAGCGTCACCGGCGTGCTGTTGTCGCTCGTGATGGTGCAGGTGATGGCGGTCCTGACCGTCCGCCCGTGGGTCGCGCTCGATTCGGCGAGCGGGTTCGCGTTCGGCGGCGCGACACTCTTCCTCGGGGCGCTCGTCGCCGCGGGATTGGGCGCGTCGCCGGTCGTGGTCTTCTGTGCGGTCGGTGCCGCCCTCGTCGTCCGGGACGTCGGCGACCACGCGGCGGAAGTCGGCTTGCAAATCGGCCGGACCGCGGAAACAAGGCGCGGCGAAATCGCCCACGCGACCGGCGGGCTGCTCGTCGCGGGTCTGGGCGTCGGTCTCGCGGTCGGAACCCTTTCGTTCGTCGGGCCGGTGTCGCTCCCGACGAGTTCGTGGCGAGGGTACCTCGCGCTCGCGCTGCTGTTGGTCGCGGTCGTTTCGTTCACCCTGCTGCTTGCGACCGACACGGAGTGA
- a CDS encoding DUF7504 family protein gives MSSGWPRFADSPRQFVRYLRELKKRGSNLLITGDVPDTVTARATQTLFGEGDRRYRVLALLDTTSRIPDSLSVADDRLWVVERAGEKRSARPSASSDVSVRETDDMDGIRREIGAAADFYDDEFDGLDPAELRIGVDLGVRDDRDSIREFVEGTAEIVADHRGMAHYHLPKPDDDPLVDELSPLFDARIELRQVPGQPPEQRWHVPAFDKTTIWVRL, from the coding sequence ATGAGTTCCGGCTGGCCACGATTTGCCGACTCCCCGCGCCAGTTCGTGCGCTATCTCCGCGAGCTAAAGAAACGGGGAAGCAACCTGCTTATCACCGGGGACGTGCCCGATACCGTCACCGCACGGGCGACCCAAACCCTGTTCGGGGAGGGCGACCGGCGTTACCGCGTTCTCGCACTCCTCGATACGACCAGCCGGATTCCCGACTCGCTCTCGGTGGCCGACGACCGTCTCTGGGTCGTCGAGCGAGCGGGGGAAAAGCGCTCGGCCAGGCCGAGCGCGTCGAGCGACGTGTCGGTGAGGGAAACCGACGATATGGACGGGATTCGACGGGAAATCGGTGCCGCGGCCGATTTCTACGACGACGAGTTCGACGGACTCGACCCGGCCGAACTCCGCATCGGCGTCGATTTGGGCGTTCGAGACGACCGGGATTCGATACGGGAGTTCGTCGAAGGGACGGCCGAAATCGTCGCCGACCATCGCGGGATGGCCCATTACCACTTACCCAAGCCGGACGATGACCCGCTCGTCGACGAGCTTTCGCCGCTGTTCGACGCCCGTATCGAACTCAGGCAGGTACCCGGACAGCCGCCCGAGCAGCGGTGGCACGTCCCGGCGTTCGATAAAACGACTATATGGGTGCGCTTGTAA
- a CDS encoding DUF7503 family protein: MKINSLSERVKSNPRLLGVLFAATLILLQVQCVAANFADISPGP; this comes from the coding sequence ATGAAAATAAATTCGCTATCGGAGCGCGTCAAATCGAACCCCCGATTGCTCGGTGTCCTGTTCGCTGCGACCCTCATTTTGCTCCAAGTACAGTGTGTCGCCGCGAACTTCGCGGACATCAGTCCCGGTCCCTGA